GGGCACCAACGTTGCCGTTCTGACGGCTCTGGCGCATGTGATCGTCACCGAAGGGCTGTTCAATGAGGCCTTCATTCGCGAGCGCTGCGACTGGTCGGAATTCGAGGACTGGGCTGCTTTCGTAGCCGAGCCGCAGCACAGCCCGGAAGAGACGGAACGTTTCACCGGTGTTCCCGCGGAAGATTTGCGCGGGGCAGCCCGGCTTTATGCCAAGGGTGGCAATGGCGCGATCTATTACGGTCTTGGCGTCACCGAACACAGCCAGGGTTCAACGACCGTCATGGCGATCGCCAATCTCGCCATGGCGACCGGCAACATCGGCCGTCCCGGCGTGGGCGTCAATCCGTTGCGTGGACAGAACAATGTGCAGGGATCCTGCGACATGGGGTCCTTCCCGCACGAGCTGCCGGGCTATCGCCATATCTCCGATGATGCGACGCGCGATGTGTTCGAGAAACTCTGGGGTGTGAAGCTCAACAACGAACCGGGGCTGCGTATTCCCAACATGCTGGATGCCGCTGTCGATGGCAGCTTCAAGGGCATCTATATTCAGGGCGAGGATATCCTCCAGTCAGACCCGGATACCAAACACGTCTCCGCCGGGCTTGCCGCCATGGAATGCGTTGTGGTGCACGATCTCTTCCTGAATGAGACGGCGAATTATGCGCATGTGTTCCTGCCGGGTTCCACCTTCCTCGAAAAAGACGGCACCTTCACAAATGCCGAGCGCCGCATCAACCGCGTGCGCAAGGTCATGTCGCCGAAGAACGGTTACGCCGACTGGGAAGTGACCCAGAAGCTGGCGCAGGCCATGGGTCTTGCATGGAACTACACCCATCCCTCGGAGATCATGGACGAAATCGCGGCGACGACGCCAAGTTTTGCCAGCGTTTCCTACGCCTATCTGGAAGAAAAGGGTTCGGTGCAGTGGCCCTGCAACGAAAAATTCCCCGAGGGTTCGCCGATCATGCATGTGGACGGCTTTGTCCGCGGCAAAGGCAAGTTCATCCGCACGGAATATGTGGCGACGGATGAGCGCACGGGGCCGCGCTTCCCGCTGCTCCTCACGACCGGGCGCATCCTGTCCCAATACAATGTCGGGGCGCAGACACGGCGCACCGAGAACGTCGTCTGGCACGAGGAGGATCGTCTGGAAATTCATCCGCACGATGCTGAACAGCGCGGGGTGAAGGATGGCGACTGGATCAAGCTCGCCAGCCGCTCGGGCGACACGACGCTGAGGGCGCTGATTACCGACCGCGTGGCGCCGGGCGTGGTCTATACCACCTTCCATCATCCCGGCACGCAGGCGAACGTCATTACCACCGATTTCTCCGATTGGGCGACCAACTGTCCGGAATACAAGGTGACGGCGGTTCAGGTTTCTCCCTCGAACGGTCCGACGGAATGGCAGGAGGAATATGATGCGCTTTCGCGTCAGTCCCGCCGCATCGCCGGCAAGCTGGAGGCTGCGGAATAATTCGGGAGCCGGGCTTGTCCCGGCCTTCTCATCATGTGGCGTCTGGACGCGAGCCGGCGCAGGGAGCAGATCATGTTACTCAATCACACGGACGAAAAGCTGGTGAGGATGGCAAACCAGATTGCGACGTTTTTTCTGTCGCAGCCGGACGATATCCGAGTTGATGGCGTTGCCACCCACATCAACAAATTCTGGGAACCGCGCATGCGGAGGCGCTTCTTTGAGATGGTGGACGCCGGAGCCGGTGATTTCCTGCCGCTCGTCATCGCAGCGTCCAAAGAAATCAGGAGGCCTGGCGAACCGGAGGGCGATGCCGTGGGCCTTGGTGATGATGCAAAGGGCGCTCCGGGCGGCAAGGGACCGATTGCCGGTGAATCGTTGTCGGAGCCGAGCGTGCCGGAAACGTCACGCGCTTGAGACGGGCGAGACGAATCAATACAGGCCGTGCGGGATGAGGTGCGGCGTAACGAGTGACGCCTGGCGGGGCGAATGAAATGTCCTGACATCCATGAGGGAGGAAATGTCGATGGCAGTAGCAGGCGCAACGGCGGGAGGGGCAACCCAAACCGGTTTGCTGGACCGTGAACGAATAATCGCAACACCGGGTTTTAATCGTTGGCTGGTGCCCCCAGCCGCCCTTGCCATCCATCTGTGCATCGGCATGGCCTATGGTTTCAGCGTTTTCTGGCTGCCGCTGTCAAAAGCGCTGCCGGCTGCCGATCCCAGCTGCTCCAGTCTGACGCTGATCGGGGCGCTGTTTACCACTGAGTGCAATTGGCGCGTGGCGGATCTCGGCTGGATTTATACGCTCTTCTTCGTACTTCTCGGCTGCTCTGCCGCCATATGGGGTGGGTGGCTGGAGCGCGTTGGCCCACGCAAAGCAGGCTTCGTTTCCGCCTGCTGCTGGTGCGGTGGTATTCTGGTCGCCGCTATCGGCGTCATGACCCATCAACTCTGGCTGATGTGGCTGGGAGCAGGTGTCATCGGTGGCGTCGGGCTTGGCCTCGGTTACATCTCGCCGGTGTCCACCCTGATCAAATGGTTTCCGGACCGTCGCGGCATGGCGACAGGCATGGCCATCATGGGCTTTGGCGGTGGTGCCATGATTGGCGCACCGCTTGCCAACCTGCTGATGAACTATTTCAAGACCGAGACTTCGGTAGGTGTCTGGCAGACATTTGTCGTTATGGCGGTGATCTACTTCGCTTTCATGATGGCCGGCGCCTTCGGTTATCGCATTCCGCCCGCCGGCTGGCGTCCGGAAGGCTGGACACCACCGGCGGCAAAAAGCGCGATGATCACAACGCGCCACGTCCATCTGCGCGATGCCCACAAGACGAAGCAGTTCTGGCTGATCTGGGCGGTGCTCTGCCTTAACGTGTCGGCTGGTATCGGCGTTATCGGCATGGCCTCGCCAATGCTGCAGGAAATTTTTGCGGGTTCTCTCATCGGCCTTCCGGGTGTCGGTTTTGCCGATCTCGATGCCGGACAAAAGGCGCAGATTGCGGCGATTGCAGCCGGCTTCACCGGCCTGCTTTCGCTCTTTAACATCGGTGGCCGCTTCTTCTGGGCCTCCATGTCCGACAAGATCGGCCGCAAGAACACCTACTTCTGCTTCTTCATCCTCGGCATCATTCTGTACGCGCTCGCACCGACGCTCGCGACGATGGGCAACAAAGCGCTCTTCGTCCTCGCCTTCGGCATCATCCTGTCGATGTATGGCGGTGGTTTTGCAACGATCCCGGCCTACCTCGCCGATATCTTCGGAACTCAGTTTGTCGGCGCAATCCATGGCCGTCTGTTGACGGCCTGGGCGACTGCCGGCATCGCGGGTCCCGTCGTCGTCAACTATATCCGCGAAGCGCAGATTGCTGCCGGCGTGGCTCCCGGGCCTGCTCTTTACACCAGCACGATGTATATTCTGGCGGGTATGCTGGCGATTGGCCTTGTCGCAAATGCCTTCGTCCGACCGCTCTCGGAGAAATGGTTCATGTCTGACGCTGAAGTTGCCGCACTTCAGGCGAAGACAGCGGCTGCCAATGCAGGGCCGACCGGTTCGTTCGGCATCGGCCGCGGCGGTTTTGACGCCAAGGCGGCCCTTGCCTGGGCAGCTGTCGGAATTCCGCTTCTTTGGGGTGTCTGGGTCACCGTGAAGAGCAGTCTCGTTCTTTTCGGCTGATCGTTCCTGCGAAAAAAAAGACGGGCGGCCCGGCGGCCGCCCTTTTTCCTTCACCGCGTCAGTTGCAAGCGTGCATTTTCAAACGGCATGCCGTCATCATCGTGGGAACTGCGAGTGACCTCGCGAAAGCCCAGTGATTTGTAGAAACCCATCGCCTGCACGTTCTCGGTATAAACATTGAGATTCAACGCATCATGGATCGTGAGAGCGTAAGCGATGAGTTCGCGGCCAACACCTTTGCCCTGCCAGTGCGGCGAGACGAACAGGCCGCCGAGGAAATTATTGATCAGGCTGATAAAGCCGGTTGTTTGACCACTAATTTCGGCAACAAATGTTTCGGAATTCGGCAGATATGTATCTTCGATCAGCTTGCGTTGTTCACTAAGACGCTCCGTACCGATGAACGGGTGAGCGAGCAGCGAGGCTTCGAGCCAGATGAGAGATAACGTCTGCGTATCCCGCGCCGCGTCAAACGGCCGGATTTCGACTGATTTTTTATTCATGGAAAGTCCACTAAGTGAGACATGTCAGAGGATCGGCCCCTCTGGGGCCGGCTGAACCCGCCAAAATGACGGCCAGAATTTCAACCTCTGCGCATAAGTCTCCTTCTTGTGATGCCACTGTCTACCCTTAGGTGAAGACAGGGTCAACATCGCGTCGATGTTGCTCCTATCAAAGAGCGGTCGGTAGTGTCACGATGCAGGACAGCCCACGTTCGGCGCTTCTCTCGAGGTTTATTTGCCCGCCGTGGAGTTCAACGAGTTCCTTGACGATGGTGAGCCCGAACCCATCTCCTGGAACGGACTCATCCATCCGTTTTCCCGGCTGGAAGGCCTGAGCGACGAGGTCGTCATCGATGCCGGGTCCATCGTCAGAAATTATGAGGTTCACGGTGCGGCCTGTTTTCCGTGCAGAAATCTCCACCCGGCTTTTTGCCCATTTAAAGGCGTTGTCGACGATGTTGCCAATGATTTCGTCGAGATCCTCCGGCAAGACTCCCACACGCACTGAATCGTCCACAGCGACACGGGCAGCTATGCCACGCTCCGCATGAATGTGTCTCATGATCTCAACGATGTTGTTGATTCTCGGCAAAAGCTCGGTGGAGGCAACGACGCCGCCTGCGGCTGTTTTACGGGCCCGGGCAAGATGATGACGAATTCTTTGATCGATCTTGTCCAGCAGGCCGCGCATTGTCCCATCAGGATCATTAGTCTGGTTCAACGCCAGATAGAGGCTGGTGACCGGCGTCTTGAGGCCGTGGGCAAGATTGGCGAAATGCAGACGCGTCTCGGTCAACCTGTCCTTGTTCTGTTCCACGAGCCTGTTTATTTCGCGTGTCGCGGGGCGGAGTTCATCAACCTCCACGTCCGGCAGATGGTCTCGGGAACCCGCCGAAATGGCGGCGATGTCATCCGTCAATTGGCGAAGTGGCCTCAAACCATATCTGACCTGGATAAAGATGCCGGCGACCAGACTGGCGCCAAGCAGCGTCATGGCTGGAACGAGCCATAAAAGCGCGCGTCGGGAGGGGGTATCGAGTGCGACGCGTGGCGCCGTTGCGGTGATGTCGACAAGTGTCCCGCCGACGATGGTCTGGATAGACCGAAGATAGAGGTCCTGTCCCTCAAGACTGGCGTGGGTTCCCGGGTGTGGGCCGTGGCCCAGCACCTTGCCCCAATCCATCGGTGAAGGGGGATTGTCGAGCGTGCGGCCCGCAAGGGAACGTGAGCCGATGATGGTATCCTTGGCGCGTACCTGCCAGTACCAGCCCGACCCACGCCTGTCGAAAGGTGGCGCATCCAGCGCGGCAGTCAGCGTCAGCTTGCCTGCGCCATCGGCAAAGAGCGCGCTTCGCACCCCCTCGATCTGGGTATCAAGACGTTGATCGATCTGTTCGCGCACGACACCCGCAACGATGAGATAGAGGATAGCGGACGCGATAATCACGCTTGCGGTGACGAAGACCACGGAAAACATCGTCAGGCGACGCGATATTGACGAACTGGCACCGGAAGAAAGGCGTGTCATGGTTGCGCTTTCAGCATGTAACCGCGACCCCGCACGGTTTCGATGCAATCCGCGCCGATCTTGCGCCGCAAACGCGCGATGATCACCTCGATCGAGTTGGAATCGACCTCCGCATCGCCGTCATACACCCGTTCTGTCAGTTCGCGCCGATCCACGACGATCTCCTTGCGAAGGATGAGGCAAGAAAGGACCCGCCATTCCAGCGCAGTCAGTTTCAACGGCAGCCCGTCCTGCTCGAAGGTGCCGAGTTGCGCGTCAAAAGTGAGCGACCCACAGGTAATGGTGGAGGCGGCGTGGCCGGTCGCGCGCCGCACCAGCGCGCGCAATCTCAAGACAAGTTCTTCAATCTTGAAGGGTTTGGTCAGAAAATCATCGGCCCCCGCCTTGAAGCTCGCCACCTTGTCCGGCCAACCGTCGCGGGCGGTCAGCACCAGTACCGGCAGGTTGCGTTGTTCAGCGCGCCATGATTTCAAAACCGAAACGCCGTCGACCTTGGGCAAGCCGAGATCGAGAACGGCAGCGTCGTAAAGCTCCGTTAAGCCTGCGTGTTGAGCGTCCTCGCCATTCTGCGCGACGTCGACAACGAAGTTTTCCGCGCGAAGGCTGGCAGCAATCCGTTTCGAAAGGTCGGCGTCGTCTTCGACGAGAAGTATCCGCATGGTGTTGCAATCCGCTTTAGAGATGAGATTTTCTAGGCCTGGGAGGCTTAACTCAAGCTGAACCACAAGGTTCAGGCTGGTGGTGGTGTCATCCGGGTAAAAGGGTCTCGTCAATGCAAACAGGAGATCACGATGTCCCATTCAGATGACAATAACCAAATTGACGCTGCCGCTGCTCCAAAGGCAGGCCTGGTCCCTCCCCACAGGAAACACCGTCGCAAGACTGCGGCGCTCACCTTCGCAGCAGTTGCAATCCTCGCCGTTGGCGCCGCAGCAGGCGCCGGCGCGGTCAAGCTGACGAGACCGACGCCGGAAATGGCGCCTATGACGCCCGTTGCGATTTCGACCGTCAAGGAAGGCAAGCTTGTCACCATCAAGGGCAAGGTTGCGGAAATCTACGGCAACAAGTTCATCCTTCAGGATGACAGCGGCCGCGCACTGGTAGATACCGGACCGGAAGGCGAAGGCGGAAAGGCAGCGAAGGCTGAGGAGGCCGTCAGCGTGCAGGGTCGCTTCGATGAGGGTGTCCTTCATGCCAGCTATATCGTGCGTCAGGATGGCAGCATTGAAGCGCTTGGCCCTGCCGGCGGCCCGCCTCGCCATGGGCCAAAACACGAGCCGAGACACGGCCCGGGCATCGAGCTTGACCACGGCCCCCTGAATGATGCGCCGCCTCCGCCGCCAAAACCCTGAGGTAATTGCATTTCTCACGTGGGCTTGTGCCGCAGATAAGTGTCTTCAGACACTTCCGCTTATTGCTTGAAAATATAAACAAGCGCGCCGCGGGGCAGCGGCGCGCCTGATGAAATCTAAGATGTCGTATTGGTGGGGGAGCTCCTTAACCCGCGCGCTTCAGCTGAAGATGCGAGACACCGGCCGCAACGTTCACGCCTGTCCCAACTTCAGCACTGATAGGCTGCAGGGCGAAGTTCTTGGCGTTGCCTCCCACCAATGCGTTGGCGCCGACACCGACACCGACCGAGGCACCGGCTGAAGCGCCGACGTAGTCGCCGCTGAGTGCTCCTTCACCAACGCGGCTTGCCGCCGCGTTGAGAACGATCCAGCTCATATAGGTTTTGCCGGTCACCCCGATATCGAGACCGAGTTTGCCGATCTTGCCCGTGTAACGTTCGGTTTTGCCGGAGCGCTGGCGGAACTGGCAGTCCACTGCCTTGCTCGAGCCGACAACCAGTCCGACACCGCCGGCAATCTCACACGACAAGGTACCGACACGTTCCTTCTGCGCGGTCTCTGTCGCCCGTTTGCCGCCATGCTTGGTTTCAGCGGAGGCGAGGGGAGCAACGGCGAGCGTTGCGATAGCGGTTGCGAGAACGAGTTTCTTCATTGTCTGTCACTCCTGTTATTATTCACGAGGCGGATGCGCGGGGAAGATGCATCCACATAGGTCTGAGGTCGCTGGCGTATCGCCAGATCGGCGATGATCGGCCGAGACGCGAAACATTCTGCGATGATGACCGCACGTTCGAAGGCAGAGAGTGTTTCCACCTCACCCGAGAGCACAATGCGCCCTTCGACCGAAGTTACAGAGATCGAACTGCTTTCCTGACCCTCTGCGTAAGCTATGACAGCTTGTAAGGCGGCGCACAGGCTGATTTCCTGGGGGTGGCAGCTTGCCGCCGGATTTGCGTCACACGCAAGCATCATGGTGAAACCTCCTGCCTTGAACATTAAAGGTTCACTTGAATGCTTTCTTGACGCTGTCCTTCGTTTGGCCAATCTTTTCCTGGGCCTGGCCTGCCAGCTTTTCGGCCTTCCCTTCTGCCTCAAGTCGGTCGTTGCCGGTGATCTTGCCGGCGGCTTCCTTGATCGTGCCCTTTGCCTGACGGGCGATGCCTTCGATACGGTTATTGTCCACGACGAATTCCTTCCATCTTTAGAGGGTGCCGCTGTTGGTAACGGCATGATGGAAAGATAGGATGTGGGAAATGCCCCTTGGAGAGCATTACCTACTAGTTGAACTGGTACAAATTGACCTTTTTGAAGGTCGAAACTGCTATTTTTCCTTACGGCCGCTAAAACCACGTTCGCGCGCCCAGATAACGGCGGCGGTGCGGCGATTCACGCCGATCTTGCCGTAAAGCGATGCAATATGATTCCGAATGGTGTGTTTCGAAAGATGTAGCCGGTCGCTCATTTCCTTGTCGCTGCAGCCGTCGCATATCAGCGCCAAGATCTGTTCTTCGCGTTCGGTGAGATCCTTCAGAGAAACGGACGATGACGCGCCACGCGAGCTCTGTCTCAGCCCCGCGAGCCTCTCCACGACCGTCCGGCTGAACCAGGACGTGTCAGCCATCACACTTTCGATCGCCTCGATTAGTTCGTTTTCAGACCGGCGTCGTTCGGTGACGTCCTGTATGGCCCAGATGACGCAGAGTTGGTCATTGATCTCTGCACGTTCAGCAGAAACGATGCATTCGGCCGTGCCGCCATCGGCAAGATTCATGCGCATGGCTTCATCCCGGATCGGAATATTATCCTTGAGGCGCTTTTCAACATCGCGGCGGGCTGCGACATCGTCCCACAGTTTCAGTTCGCTGGCAGTTTTGCCAACGACTTCAGCTTCTTTTCGTCCGCACAGTGTCAAAAACGCGTCGTTGACCTCGGTGAGGACGAAATCGTCAAGCCGCGAAATTGCTGCGGGGGCTGGTGACAGGCGGAAGGATTTGAAAAAACGCTCCTCGCTCTGGCGAAGGGCATTTTGGGCTTTTCGCCGGCCGTCGAGATCGGCGAAGGTAAAAAGCATGCATGGCTCCTCCGCAACGGCGATGGTTTCTCCGGCGACGATGACCAGCCTGTCACCACCCGGAATAGGAATAAGCGCCTCGCGTTGCCGGATGATGCGGCCCTCATGCAGGCGCTTCAACGCGTCCTCGCCGGTATCGCAGTTGGAAAAAAGCCCAAGCTCCTCGACGCTGATGCCGATGATGTCCTCGCGGGCATAACCCGTCATTTCCAGGAAGCCCTGGTTTACGCGAATGAATCGTTCGTCATCCAAACGGCATATGAGCCCAGGTGCGGGGTTGGCGTTAAAGGCGCTTTCGAACCGGGCCTCCGCTTCGAAACGGGGCGTTTCGTCACGGATGATGAGGACCAAGACATCCGGCTTGGCTCCTGCATCTTCCAGGATAAGCCCGCGCACCGTATGCACCCAGCACTCTGTATCATCATCGCTTGGCGATATCTCGACGGTGACATCCTCAAAGGTCTCGCCAGCAAGCAGGCGTTCAAGCGGATATTGCCCATCATCGAGGAGGTGATTGTTGCGATACCGCAAGGTGAAGTTTCGCCGATACTCCTTCGTGTCGATGCCAAGTTCGGAAAGGGCCTCTATCCGATGCATGTCGAGCGCCGCCCTGTTGGCCCACGCAATCGAGCCATCATTTTCGAGCAATATCAGCCCGTCGCTCAAACCGGCGATCAGGTTCTGCAGGACGACCCGGTTGATCTTCGGAATGTCGATGTTGTCGTCCATGTTGCCCCGCCTTCTGATTTGCTGCGGGACTATAATGCATGCTTTCGACAAGCGTTGCAGTCCTATCATCATGTAGCGTCGCAGAGGCAGGGAGAGGGCTAAAGACACCCTCGTGCTCCCAATTCGCCCGTTTTGCGACTTTCCTGCCCACCTTTTGAGCAGCAAAAATTACGGCTTAAAAATTGGCTTGACGTTCGGCGCGATCTGTCTTCATCTTGAACCATTATATAATTGGTTCGCTTAAATGGTGCGCTTTTGACAAACGGTCCGAACGATAATTCCAACTATGCACTCGCCCGTCTCCGCGACTACATTCAGTCGAATGACTTTGCAAAGGATGGGCGACTACCGACGGAACGGGCTTTTGCCGAAAGTTTCGATGTCGGCCGCCGTGCCGTTCGGCGGGCTCTGGAAGTTCTGGAGGCTGAGGGTCTGATTTGGCGGCGTCAGGGTGCGGGGACTTTCGTCGGCGAAAAGCCCGACGATTGGTCCGCCCAGGTAACCGAACTCGTCGCGGGAACGGATTTCATGGAAATCATGGAGGTCCGTTTGCGCATTGAGCCGCAGCTTGCCCAACTCGCAGCGATGCGAGCCAAGCCCGC
This sequence is a window from Agrobacterium tumefaciens. Protein-coding genes within it:
- a CDS encoding formate dehydrogenase subunit delta, giving the protein MLLNHTDEKLVRMANQIATFFLSQPDDIRVDGVATHINKFWEPRMRRRFFEMVDAGAGDFLPLVIAASKEIRRPGEPEGDAVGLGDDAKGAPGGKGPIAGESLSEPSVPETSRA
- the fdhF gene encoding formate dehydrogenase subunit alpha — its product is MALVTEFDYGTPKSNATDMVTLTIDGRQVTVPAGTSIMRASREAGIDVPKLCATDMVDAFGSCRLCLIEVEGRNGTPASCTTPVAAGLVVHTQTERLKQIRKGVMELYISDHPLDCLTCAANGDCELQDMAGAVGLRDVRYGYEGDNHVKARTGEGDLNARWMPKDESNPYFTYDPSKCIVCSRCVRACEEVQGTFALTIEGRGFESRVSPGAHEAFLDSDCVSCGACVQACPTATLTEKSVIEIGQPEHSMVTTCAYCGVGCSFKAEMRGEELVRMVPWKDGQANRGHSCVKGRFAYGYATHRDRILNPMIRENIGDPWQEVSWDAAFAYVASEFRRIQGKYGRESIGGITSSRCTNEETFLVQKLIRAGFGNNNVDTCARVCHSPTGYGLGQAFGTSAGTQNFDSVEQSDVVLVIGANPTDGHPVFGSRLKKRLRQGAKLIVIDPRRIDLVRTPHVEAAFHLPLLPGTNVAVLTALAHVIVTEGLFNEAFIRERCDWSEFEDWAAFVAEPQHSPEETERFTGVPAEDLRGAARLYAKGGNGAIYYGLGVTEHSQGSTTVMAIANLAMATGNIGRPGVGVNPLRGQNNVQGSCDMGSFPHELPGYRHISDDATRDVFEKLWGVKLNNEPGLRIPNMLDAAVDGSFKGIYIQGEDILQSDPDTKHVSAGLAAMECVVVHDLFLNETANYAHVFLPGSTFLEKDGTFTNAERRINRVRKVMSPKNGYADWEVTQKLAQAMGLAWNYTHPSEIMDEIAATTPSFASVSYAYLEEKGSVQWPCNEKFPEGSPIMHVDGFVRGKGKFIRTEYVATDERTGPRFPLLLTTGRILSQYNVGAQTRRTENVVWHEEDRLEIHPHDAEQRGVKDGDWIKLASRSGDTTLRALITDRVAPGVVYTTFHHPGTQANVITTDFSDWATNCPEYKVTAVQVSPSNGPTEWQEEYDALSRQSRRIAGKLEAAE
- a CDS encoding CsbD family protein, whose product is MDNNRIEGIARQAKGTIKEAAGKITGNDRLEAEGKAEKLAGQAQEKIGQTKDSVKKAFK
- a CDS encoding OFA family MFS transporter — translated: MAVAGATAGGATQTGLLDRERIIATPGFNRWLVPPAALAIHLCIGMAYGFSVFWLPLSKALPAADPSCSSLTLIGALFTTECNWRVADLGWIYTLFFVLLGCSAAIWGGWLERVGPRKAGFVSACCWCGGILVAAIGVMTHQLWLMWLGAGVIGGVGLGLGYISPVSTLIKWFPDRRGMATGMAIMGFGGGAMIGAPLANLLMNYFKTETSVGVWQTFVVMAVIYFAFMMAGAFGYRIPPAGWRPEGWTPPAAKSAMITTRHVHLRDAHKTKQFWLIWAVLCLNVSAGIGVIGMASPMLQEIFAGSLIGLPGVGFADLDAGQKAQIAAIAAGFTGLLSLFNIGGRFFWASMSDKIGRKNTYFCFFILGIILYALAPTLATMGNKALFVLAFGIILSMYGGGFATIPAYLADIFGTQFVGAIHGRLLTAWATAGIAGPVVVNYIREAQIAAGVAPGPALYTSTMYILAGMLAIGLVANAFVRPLSEKWFMSDAEVAALQAKTAAANAGPTGSFGIGRGGFDAKAALAWAAVGIPLLWGVWVTVKSSLVLFG
- a CDS encoding response regulator transcription factor, with translation MRILLVEDDADLSKRIAASLRAENFVVDVAQNGEDAQHAGLTELYDAAVLDLGLPKVDGVSVLKSWRAEQRNLPVLVLTARDGWPDKVASFKAGADDFLTKPFKIEELVLRLRALVRRATGHAASTITCGSLTFDAQLGTFEQDGLPLKLTALEWRVLSCLILRKEIVVDRRELTERVYDGDAEVDSNSIEVIIARLRRKIGADCIETVRGRGYMLKAQP
- a CDS encoding helix-turn-helix transcriptional regulator; protein product: MDDNIDIPKINRVVLQNLIAGLSDGLILLENDGSIAWANRAALDMHRIEALSELGIDTKEYRRNFTLRYRNNHLLDDGQYPLERLLAGETFEDVTVEISPSDDDTECWVHTVRGLILEDAGAKPDVLVLIIRDETPRFEAEARFESAFNANPAPGLICRLDDERFIRVNQGFLEMTGYAREDIIGISVEELGLFSNCDTGEDALKRLHEGRIIRQREALIPIPGGDRLVIVAGETIAVAEEPCMLFTFADLDGRRKAQNALRQSEERFFKSFRLSPAPAAISRLDDFVLTEVNDAFLTLCGRKEAEVVGKTASELKLWDDVAARRDVEKRLKDNIPIRDEAMRMNLADGGTAECIVSAERAEINDQLCVIWAIQDVTERRRSENELIEAIESVMADTSWFSRTVVERLAGLRQSSRGASSSVSLKDLTEREEQILALICDGCSDKEMSDRLHLSKHTIRNHIASLYGKIGVNRRTAAVIWARERGFSGRKEK
- a CDS encoding sensor histidine kinase; protein product: MTRLSSGASSSISRRLTMFSVVFVTASVIIASAILYLIVAGVVREQIDQRLDTQIEGVRSALFADGAGKLTLTAALDAPPFDRRGSGWYWQVRAKDTIIGSRSLAGRTLDNPPSPMDWGKVLGHGPHPGTHASLEGQDLYLRSIQTIVGGTLVDITATAPRVALDTPSRRALLWLVPAMTLLGASLVAGIFIQVRYGLRPLRQLTDDIAAISAGSRDHLPDVEVDELRPATREINRLVEQNKDRLTETRLHFANLAHGLKTPVTSLYLALNQTNDPDGTMRGLLDKIDQRIRHHLARARKTAAGGVVASTELLPRINNIVEIMRHIHAERGIAARVAVDDSVRVGVLPEDLDEIIGNIVDNAFKWAKSRVEISARKTGRTVNLIISDDGPGIDDDLVAQAFQPGKRMDESVPGDGFGLTIVKELVELHGGQINLERSAERGLSCIVTLPTAL
- a CDS encoding DUF992 domain-containing protein — encoded protein: MKKLVLATAIATLAVAPLASAETKHGGKRATETAQKERVGTLSCEIAGGVGLVVGSSKAVDCQFRQRSGKTERYTGKIGKLGLDIGVTGKTYMSWIVLNAAASRVGEGALSGDYVGASAGASVGVGVGANALVGGNAKNFALQPISAEVGTGVNVAAGVSHLQLKRAG
- a CDS encoding GNAT family N-acetyltransferase produces the protein MNKKSVEIRPFDAARDTQTLSLIWLEASLLAHPFIGTERLSEQRKLIEDTYLPNSETFVAEISGQTTGFISLINNFLGGLFVSPHWQGKGVGRELIAYALTIHDALNLNVYTENVQAMGFYKSLGFREVTRSSHDDDGMPFENARLQLTR
- a CDS encoding BON domain-containing protein; this encodes MFKAGGFTMMLACDANPAASCHPQEISLCAALQAVIAYAEGQESSSISVTSVEGRIVLSGEVETLSAFERAVIIAECFASRPIIADLAIRQRPQTYVDASSPRIRLVNNNRSDRQ